The following proteins are encoded in a genomic region of Thermoflexus hugenholtzii JAD2:
- a CDS encoding LacI family DNA-binding transcriptional regulator — MATIRDVARRAGVSVATVSYVINGGPRPVAPETRERVLRAMEELDYHPNVSARRLASRRTHCIGLLLAGLADSNFSAPYFLEYIRGISYAAEMHGYNIMLFTNPRYMDRYFIRIILKSSVVDGVLLLGSSIPDDFILELWSKEFPSVLIARRIPGFTGYFVYQNYEQSAYEATRHLIERGYRRIGFLGQALQFSYGLERLRGYRRALEEAGLVEDPSLVSIPDQPRDDPSPQEVSRILNADPPPDALLTDRDLVTLAILREMGLRVPEDIALVSLDESEAAPYQEVPLTAVRPPKFELGVHAVEMLLRLISGERPQPPEVVLPMPLMIRRSSPPKFIQKELP; from the coding sequence GTGGCCACGATTCGGGATGTGGCTCGTCGGGCGGGGGTTTCGGTGGCCACGGTCTCCTATGTGATCAATGGGGGCCCGCGCCCGGTCGCCCCGGAGACTCGTGAGCGGGTGCTGCGGGCCATGGAGGAGCTGGATTACCATCCTAATGTGTCCGCTCGACGCTTGGCCTCCCGACGCACGCACTGCATCGGGCTGCTCCTGGCCGGCTTGGCCGACTCCAATTTCTCCGCCCCCTACTTCCTTGAGTATATCCGCGGAATCAGCTACGCTGCAGAAATGCATGGATATAACATTATGTTGTTCACGAATCCCCGATATATGGACCGTTATTTTATTCGTATTATATTAAAATCTTCCGTTGTAGACGGTGTCTTGTTGTTAGGAAGCTCGATCCCGGACGACTTTATTTTGGAGTTATGGTCTAAAGAGTTCCCATCTGTTCTCATCGCGCGTCGGATCCCCGGTTTCACCGGATATTTTGTCTATCAGAATTATGAACAAAGCGCGTATGAGGCGACCCGTCATCTGATCGAGCGAGGTTACCGTCGGATCGGTTTTCTAGGTCAGGCCCTTCAGTTCAGCTACGGCCTGGAGCGCCTGCGGGGCTATCGGCGTGCCCTGGAGGAGGCCGGCCTCGTGGAGGATCCCTCCCTGGTGAGCATCCCGGACCAGCCCCGAGATGATCCCTCCCCACAAGAGGTGTCTCGGATCCTGAACGCGGACCCTCCTCCTGATGCCCTGCTAACCGATCGGGATCTTGTGACGTTGGCCATCCTAAGGGAGATGGGCTTGCGCGTCCCCGAGGACATCGCCTTGGTGAGCCTGGACGAGAGCGAGGCCGCTCCCTATCAGGAGGTCCCCCTGACCGCTGTCCGGCCTCCTAAATTCGAGCTCGGCGTGCATGCGGTGGAGATGTTGTTGCGGCTGATCAGTGGAGAGAGGCCTCAGCCCCCTGAGGTGGTGTTGCCGATGCCCCTGATGATCCGTCGCTCCAGTCCCCCCAAATTCATTCAGAAGGAGTTGCCATGA